The Lysinibacillus pakistanensis genome includes a window with the following:
- a CDS encoding Ger(x)C family spore germination protein, whose protein sequence is MNKHPLSLFIIIVSTFLLSGCWDINEPQRMYYINAVGVDFKDNLYEVYVQFINFDDVAKSEQPNPNIVPAEIGYAKGRTVDEAIYKLYNSSDQKIFWGHMRYMVFSESALEDERGIPAIDTFIRYRDTRYQIWVYCTKDPMNEILLTTPLLEGSHAVSKLSNPINPTRNETFILPRNLRDIVIGLNEPSHEINLPYVTMKKDWATSKEATEETFFSGIGILSKDGFKGSIENVSARGFQWTHNETKQGELTIKLDNHEDYLSVSIEKLKIIVEPIIKNEKQVSFEFHININATINGYKTKVTTDELRKKIKKEMRKEIRETYREGLKLDADIYRLSEVLYRDNVKMWKRLEKNGKIPLTENSIRKINIHINKINPGRKTFAETIKE, encoded by the coding sequence ATGAATAAACATCCTTTATCCCTTTTCATAATCATAGTTAGTACATTCTTATTATCAGGTTGCTGGGATATTAATGAACCTCAAAGGATGTATTATATTAATGCTGTTGGTGTTGATTTTAAGGATAATCTGTATGAAGTGTATGTTCAATTTATTAATTTTGATGACGTGGCGAAATCAGAACAGCCAAATCCTAATATTGTACCAGCAGAGATAGGCTATGCAAAAGGAAGAACAGTGGATGAGGCTATATACAAATTATATAATTCAAGTGATCAAAAGATTTTTTGGGGACATATGAGATATATGGTCTTCTCAGAAAGTGCTTTAGAGGATGAGCGAGGTATTCCAGCGATTGATACATTTATTCGTTATAGAGATACTCGGTATCAAATTTGGGTCTATTGTACAAAAGATCCTATGAATGAAATATTGCTCACAACGCCACTATTAGAAGGTTCGCATGCTGTTTCAAAATTAAGTAATCCTATAAATCCGACTAGAAATGAAACATTTATATTACCAAGAAACCTGAGAGACATAGTCATTGGATTAAATGAACCAAGCCATGAAATTAATCTCCCCTATGTAACAATGAAAAAAGATTGGGCAACATCAAAGGAAGCCACAGAAGAAACATTCTTTTCAGGTATTGGTATATTATCAAAAGATGGCTTTAAAGGAAGTATAGAGAATGTTTCTGCAAGAGGATTTCAGTGGACTCACAATGAGACAAAACAAGGAGAACTTACTATTAAATTAGATAATCATGAAGATTATTTATCTGTAAGTATTGAAAAGCTTAAAATTATAGTGGAACCCATCATAAAAAATGAAAAGCAGGTTTCATTTGAATTTCATATAAATATTAATGCTACAATCAATGGATATAAAACAAAAGTTACGACAGATGAATTAAGAAAAAAAATAAAAAAAGAAATGAGAAAAGAAATACGAGAAACGTATAGAGAGGGGCTAAAATTAGACGCAGATATATATCGTCTATCAGAAGTACTCTATAGAGATAACGTAAAAATGTGGAAAAGGTTAGAGAAAAATGGAAAGATCCCATTAACAGAGAATTCAATTCGTAAGATCAATATCCATATCAATAAAATAAACCCAGGAAGAAAAACATTTGCTGAAACAATAAAAGAATAA
- a CDS encoding threonine aldolase family protein: MIRFENDYAEGAHLHILKRIVETNEEQSPGYGMDEHCEKARAYIKKECGIDNADIHFLVGGTQTNTTVIASILRPHQGVVAAKTGHIAVHESGAIEATGHKVLTVPSEDGKIQAIQVKELFDTHWNDATHEHMVQPALVYISHPTENGTTYSKKELGELSKICRECGIPLFMDGARLGYGLASKDNDLSLVDIARLCDVFYIGGTKIGALFGEAVVIINEDLKRDFRYLIKQKGGLLAKGRLLGIQFETLFENGLYYEISSHAVALAMKIREAFVENGFSLRYDSKTNQQFPILSNDMLAKLSGKYAFSMWEQIDANFSVVRFCTSWATKKENVDMLIEDIKQLKING; the protein is encoded by the coding sequence ATGATACGTTTTGAAAATGATTACGCAGAAGGTGCCCATCTACATATACTAAAAAGAATCGTGGAAACGAATGAAGAACAGTCTCCTGGATATGGAATGGATGAGCATTGTGAAAAAGCAAGAGCTTATATTAAAAAAGAGTGTGGTATAGACAATGCAGATATACACTTTTTAGTAGGGGGAACACAGACAAATACTACCGTTATTGCTTCAATTTTGCGTCCTCATCAAGGCGTTGTTGCAGCAAAAACAGGTCATATAGCTGTTCATGAATCAGGGGCAATTGAAGCAACGGGCCATAAAGTGCTGACCGTTCCGAGTGAAGATGGAAAAATTCAAGCAATACAGGTAAAAGAATTATTTGATACCCATTGGAACGATGCTACTCATGAACATATGGTGCAGCCAGCCTTAGTTTATATTTCTCATCCTACAGAAAATGGAACGACATATAGTAAAAAGGAATTGGGAGAATTAAGTAAAATTTGCCGTGAGTGTGGTATACCTTTATTTATGGATGGTGCAAGATTAGGGTATGGATTGGCTTCTAAGGATAACGATTTATCGCTAGTGGATATTGCGAGGCTTTGCGACGTGTTTTATATTGGGGGTACCAAAATAGGTGCATTATTTGGGGAAGCAGTCGTTATCATAAATGAGGACTTAAAAAGGGATTTTCGATACTTAATCAAACAAAAAGGTGGATTATTGGCTAAAGGAAGATTATTAGGAATTCAGTTTGAGACATTATTTGAGAATGGCTTATACTATGAGATTTCTAGTCATGCTGTAGCATTGGCAATGAAGATTCGAGAAGCATTTGTTGAAAATGGGTTTTCTCTACGATATGATTCTAAAACAAATCAACAATTTCCAATTTTATCAAACGATATGCTTGCTAAATTAAGTGGAAAATATGCCTTTTCAATGTGGGAACAGATCGATGCTAATTTTAGTGTTGTAAGATTTTGTACGAGCTGGGCGACAAAAAAAGAAAATGTTGACATGCTGATAGAGGATATAAAACAACTGAAAATCAACGGCTAA
- a CDS encoding M15 family metallopeptidase, producing the protein MSSSVTTTCRELTELLPAAQTACRLLFQECFKAGIKNIFITETYRSQERQNYLYAQGRTRPGQIVTWTLASNHKSRLAWDIAVGPPHSLYDVTTLTQVGAIARKLGIIWGGDWVGRVDRPHFETRANWKMPAGYKLENQVIVPNSCKTKVEVIVENKPKEEIKLTQTWNPGSPTMKTETENFIAQAVKDGIVQELHLKDLQNGAMTTDRLIGLYITIQQRRSNF; encoded by the coding sequence ATGAGTTCAAGCGTAACGACCACTTGCAGAGAATTAACTGAGTTATTACCTGCTGCGCAAACTGCTTGCCGATTATTATTTCAGGAGTGTTTTAAAGCTGGAATTAAAAATATCTTTATTACAGAGACTTATCGCTCACAGGAACGACAAAATTATCTTTATGCACAAGGACGTACAAGGCCAGGACAAATTGTTACATGGACTTTAGCTAGCAATCATAAGTCACGGCTAGCTTGGGATATTGCTGTGGGTCCTCCTCATTCTTTATATGATGTAACAACACTCACTCAAGTAGGGGCTATTGCTAGAAAGCTAGGCATCATCTGGGGGGGTGACTGGGTTGGTAGAGTAGATCGACCACATTTTGAGACTAGAGCAAATTGGAAGATGCCAGCGGGCTATAAATTGGAAAATCAAGTAATTGTGCCAAATAGCTGTAAAACGAAAGTTGAAGTAATTGTTGAAAACAAACCAAAGGAGGAAATAAAATTGACACAAACATGGAATCCAGGCTCTCCGACTATGAAAACTGAAACAGAAAATTTTATTGCACAGGCAGTTAAAGATGGCATTGTTCAGGAATTACATTTGAAGGATTTACAGAATGGTGCAATGACCACTGATCGTCTAATCGGTTTGTACATTACGATTCAGCAAAGACGAAGTAATTTTTAA
- a CDS encoding MarR family winged helix-turn-helix transcriptional regulator, giving the protein MRLEDNNIVSDIRKFNRFYTKLLNLLDSHVLNTDYSFTEARIILEIGFMEQCIANNLVEKLDIDRSYMSRIIAKLGRDGVIRKKASTADSRTSLISLTPKGIDLFKQLNKKSDEQIVKLFHGLSQKEIKEVHSSMMLIQQKLDKLGDLNDTF; this is encoded by the coding sequence ATGCGCTTAGAAGATAACAATATTGTCTCTGATATTCGGAAATTTAATCGCTTTTATACAAAGCTGTTAAATTTATTGGATAGTCATGTGCTAAATACCGATTATTCATTTACTGAGGCAAGGATTATTCTAGAAATTGGATTTATGGAACAGTGTATAGCAAATAATTTAGTTGAGAAGCTTGATATTGATCGAAGTTATATGAGTAGAATTATTGCCAAGCTAGGTAGAGATGGTGTCATTCGTAAAAAGGCTTCAACAGCTGATAGCAGAACAAGCCTTATTAGTTTAACACCAAAGGGGATTGATTTATTTAAGCAGCTAAATAAAAAATCGGATGAGCAAATTGTTAAATTGTTTCATGGTCTTTCACAGAAGGAAATAAAAGAAGTTCATTCTTCTATGATGTTGATTCAGCAAAAATTAGATAAATTGGGGGATTTGAATGATACGTTTTGA
- a CDS encoding IS110 family transposase, whose translation MNSNRNQKINQVSEKTLVIGIDIAKHTHYACAVDERGRVLHKSFPFSQTREGFDAFYERLLALRATHEKSEILVGFEPTGHYWMNLAAYLQAHGIPFIMVNPHHVNRSKELDDNLQTKNDQKDALVIARLMRDGRFSYPRILEGVEAELRNGTTLRAKIQEDVNALQNRMIRWLDRFFPEFTQVFKNFGKMAYAALEKTPLPMDIQGKTPEELLLLYRQVDGMKSPQLPKAKQLVEVAQSSIGLTEGLVMARIEIATLLSQYQLMQAQLDELTAQLIELAKQMTDYAYLASVPGIGDVTIVELLSEVGSLTQYEHPRQLIKLAGLTLRENSSGQHKGKKRISKRGRRKLRALLFRVMIPLIRHNEAFKQLHDYYTTRTINPLRKKQSIVVLCGKLLKILHTLCKKKVHFDVSQMMKDLYCLGEAA comes from the coding sequence ATGAATTCTAATAGGAACCAAAAGATTAATCAAGTCTCTGAAAAAACACTCGTCATCGGTATCGATATTGCCAAGCATACACATTATGCATGCGCGGTTGATGAAAGAGGACGCGTGCTCCATAAATCGTTCCCTTTCTCGCAAACAAGAGAAGGTTTCGATGCTTTTTATGAAAGATTACTGGCTTTACGTGCTACCCATGAAAAAAGTGAAATTCTTGTCGGTTTCGAGCCCACAGGTCACTACTGGATGAATCTCGCTGCCTATCTGCAAGCACACGGAATTCCATTTATCATGGTGAATCCTCATCATGTCAATCGTTCCAAAGAGCTAGATGACAATCTTCAAACAAAGAATGACCAAAAGGATGCGCTCGTCATTGCACGTTTAATGCGAGATGGACGGTTTAGTTACCCACGTATTCTAGAAGGCGTGGAAGCTGAATTGCGTAATGGTACAACCTTGCGTGCCAAAATCCAAGAAGATGTAAATGCCTTACAAAATCGAATGATCCGTTGGTTAGATCGCTTTTTTCCTGAGTTTACACAGGTATTTAAAAACTTCGGGAAAATGGCGTATGCGGCGCTTGAAAAGACACCACTGCCGATGGACATTCAAGGGAAAACGCCAGAAGAATTATTACTTTTATACCGCCAAGTAGATGGGATGAAAAGTCCACAGCTACCAAAGGCAAAACAATTAGTCGAGGTGGCACAAAGCTCGATTGGACTGACAGAAGGCTTAGTGATGGCACGCATTGAAATCGCTACACTACTTTCCCAGTATCAATTGATGCAAGCTCAGCTTGATGAATTAACAGCCCAGCTTATAGAACTGGCAAAACAAATGACGGATTATGCGTATTTAGCATCAGTACCTGGAATCGGAGACGTAACAATTGTCGAGCTGCTTTCCGAAGTTGGTTCTCTTACACAATATGAGCATCCACGCCAATTAATCAAACTAGCGGGACTCACATTACGTGAAAACTCTTCTGGACAGCATAAAGGAAAAAAACGGATTTCTAAGCGTGGTAGAAGAAAACTTCGAGCTCTTTTATTCCGTGTCATGATCCCGTTAATTCGTCATAATGAGGCCTTTAAGCAATTACATGATTATTACACTACACGCACCATCAATCCACTTCGAAAGAAACAATCGATTGTCGTGCTCTGTGGAAAGTTACTGAAGATTTTACACACCTTGTGCAAGAAGAAAGTACATTTTGATGTGAGCCAAATGATGAAAGACCTTTATTGTCTCGGAGAGGCAGCCTAA